GCCGGGTTTCCCCTGCTGGGAGACCGCCTCTATCACGGACCAACCGCTCTGGCGGTGAAGGGCGGAATGATTCATCCCGGTCGCTGCCTGCTGCATGCCGAAAAGATCACTTTTCACCATCCGGATCAGGGACGGGAGATGACCCTGAAAGCCCCAATCCCGATGGAGTTCGATCCTTTTCTGCCTGAAGAAGTTTAAGCTGATTGCACCTGCTGTCCCGGAACAAAAAAACCCCAGGCTGCTGCCCGGGGTTTTTCTGTTTACGGTTCTTTCGCCTCGTCTATTTGATTTGAATGAATTTGGAGGAATCCTTGCCGCACTTGTTGCAGACTTTCGGTGGGGCCGGGGTTTCGCTGATCAAACCGCAAATCGTACACTGCCATCTGGTTGCTTTGGGCATCGTCTCTCTCCTTGTCACGTCCTGGTTATCGATTCAATACGAGCCAGACCCTCCGGCCCGAGCCTCATAATCGAGTAAAATATAACCTAGAAAGTCAGAGATGTCTAGTAAGAATTTTTCTTGATTGAGAAGGCGTGAGGGGTGAGGGGTGAGTGGTGAGTGGTGAGGGGTGCTGGCCAGTGGCGGATGAAGTCCCCTGCTATATGTTAGTCCACCTGCTCCGCGCGACCGTCCCGGCGCCCCCGCTCCACGTCGACCGTTGCCAGCAAGATCATGCCGACCACGAAAAAGGCGGTCAGCAGGAGGATGGCAAGGCGGGTGGAACCGGTCAGATCGGCGATGAGGGCGAAGGTGAAGGGCCCGATGATCGAGGAAAATTTGCCGGTAATGGCATAAAACCCGAAAAACTCGGCCGATTTTTCGGGAGGGATGAGAGCTCCATAAAGGGATCGGCTGACCGACTGACTGCCGCCGAGGATGATCGCCACAACCAGCCCGAGGACCCAGAATTGCCAGTTCTGGGACATGCGGGAGGCATAGAGGGTGACCAGAATGAACAGCACGAGGCTGATATAGACCGCCTTGCGGGCGCCGAACCGGCCGGCAAGATGACCGAACAGCAGGGCGCCCGGCATGGCGACGAACTGGATCATCAGAAAACATCCCAGTATGCTGACCTGACTCAGCCCGAGCTCTTCACGGGCGAAAATCGCGGCGACCACGATAATGGTCTGGATGCCGTCGTTATAGCAGAGAAAGGCCACCAGAAACCGTAGCAGGTCGGGATATTGGCGAATCCGGGCGAAGGCCCTCAGATATCCCCGCCAGCCGGAGGGGAGGGCGGGAGGGCGTTGACGGGGCAGATCGTCCCGCAGATAACGAAAGGTGGGCAGGGAAAACAGAGCCCACCACAGGCCCGTCAGCAAAAAGCCGATGCGGGCGGCCAATCCCTTGCCGGGCAGGCCGAAAAGGGAGGGAAAGCTGATCAGGGCGAAGACCAGCAGCAGGGCCAGGCCGCCCCCGAGATAGCCGTAGGCGAAGCCCTGCGCGGAAAGACGGTCCATTTCAGGCCCGTCCGCGAGCACGGGCAGGAAGGCGTTGTAGAAGATGTTGCTGGCGGCGAAGCTGACATTGGCCATGATGAAAAGACCGGCGGCCAGAAGATAGCGCCCTTCACTGGCAAAAAACAGCAGGGATGTGGCGATGGCGCCGCTCAGGCAGAAGTAGATCAGCCAATGGCGGCGGCGGCCGCGTCGATCGGCCAGGGCGCCGAGCCAGGGCGCCGACACGGCCACCAGGAACATGGAACAGGACACCGCGTAACCCCAGAGGGCGGTAGCGGAAACAGTGCGAGACAGGCCGAACAGTTCCAGGCGGGCCCCCTGTTCGGGAACCAGTCCTGCGAAATAGACCGGCAGCACCGCGGCCAAAATGACCGTGGCGAAGGCCGAATTGGCCCAGTCGTACATGCACCAGCCGAACCGGGCCTGGCGAAGGGAGGGCCTGTTCTCCCGGCTGTCGGCTGTGTGATCCATTTCATTCCTCCCGGGGAGCTCCGCCGGCACGGTCTTTTCCTGTAACAAAAAGGACGTAGGCGCAGTCCGGCGGCAGCCAGTTGACGGATCTGACCAGCTCAGGGGTCAGTTTCATACAGCGTTCCCCAACTTCGAACCGCTTGTGATAGACCTTGCACTCGCGGGAAACGATGTCGAGATACCGGCAGGCGATGGGGGTGACATGGACCACTCCGTCCCCCTCAACCCATTTCTCGAAGCAGCACTGGCCGCAGCGGTTGCAGATGGCTTCCCAGTCGTCCATGGCTTTTATCCCCCGAAAACCCCAGGCTGTTCAGGCGCACTCCGAATAGCCGCAGGCGTGGCAGACACAGCAACCCCCTTCATGTTCCACCGGGCCTCCGCAATCCGGGCAGGCCCCGCCGTTGGCGCTGAACCGGATCTTGTCCTGTTCGTCGCTTTCGCTGAGCATGTGCAGCTGGATCGCCTTGGCCACCGCATCGGCACAGGAGGTGATGCGGTTGGGGCCGAATCCGGCCGGCTTGTGGCAGGTGATGCCGATCAGCTGCTTGACCGTCTGGCGGGCCTGGACTCCGCTGCGCCAGGCCAGGGAGACCAGCCGGCCGATGGCTTCGCACTGGCTGGCCGCGCAGCCGCCGGCCTTGCCCATGGTGGTGAAGAGCTCGAACAATCCGCTGTGGTCCTGGTTGATGGTGACATACAGGGGGCCGCAGCCGGTTTCCATCTGATAGGTGGCGCCGGTCAGCGCCCGGGGACGCTCCCGCTTGCGGCCGGTTTTCTGGCTTTCCACCGGCAGTGCCTGTTGTTTGGCCTCGGTTTCCGCCGCGGTGCTTCCGGCGACGGCCAGCACCTGCATGTCCCGGGACCGGTCCCGGTAGATGGTCACCCCCTTGCAACCCGAGCGGTAGGCCAGCAGGTAGACGTCCCGCACCTGTTCCTGAGTGGCGGTGTGGGGGAAATTGACCGTTTTCGAAACGGCATTGTCGGTATTCTTCTGAAAGGCCGCCTGCATCCGGATGTGATCCTCAGGAGTGATGTCATGGGCCGTGACGAACAGACGGCGCACCTCCGCAGGGATCTCCTCGAAGGTCTGGATGGTACCCTTTTCGGCAATCGCCTTCATCAGCTCGGGCGAGTAGAACCCTCTGTCCCTGGCGATCTCTTCGAACAGGGGGTGCACTTCCACGAGCACGTCCTGGTCAAGGACCTGGCGCAGGTAGGAAACCGCAAAAATCGGTTCGATGCCGCTTGATGTGTTGGCGATGATGGAAATCGTTCCCGTCGGCGCAATCGTGGTGCAGGTGGCATTACGCACCGGAGCCTGCCCCTGCTGATCATAGCGGCTGCCGGTGAAGTTGGGAAAACCTCCCCTTTCCTCGGCCAAAGCCCGGGAGGCGGTCCTGGCTTCCCGGTTGATGAAGGCCATCACCTTTTCCCCCAGGTGGACAGCCTCGGGCTCGTCGTATCCCAGTCCGAGCAGCACCAGCATGTCGGCCCAGCCCATGACGCCCAGACCGATCTTGCGGTTGGCATAGGTCATATCGGCGATCTGGGGCAGGGGGTATTTGTTGATCTGGATCACGTTGTCCAGAAACCTGACCGCCAGATGCACCGTCTTCCTGAGTTTTTCCCAATCGACCGCCCCTTTC
The genomic region above belongs to Syntrophotaleaceae bacterium and contains:
- a CDS encoding vitamin B12-dependent ribonucleotide reductase, which translates into the protein MEKILAPEPRLSKNAQTVLQRRYLKKDDEGRVQENPVDMFRRVARAVAGAENLFDHVDAESMEQEFYRLMTTLEFLPNSPTLMNAGRELGQLSACFVLPVEDSMESIFEAIKQTALIHKSGGGTGFSFSRIRPAQDVVLSTKGISSGPISFMKVFDAATETIKQGGTRRGANMGILRVDHPDIMDFIMSKRDQKVLTNFNISVGMTEAFMEAVEKGVEYDIINPRTGEVVKKMDAAKVFDRIVEMAWTNGEPGIIFLDRLNRDNPTPQIGEFEATNPCGEQPLLPYESCNLGSINLTRMVDEKGAVDWEKLRKTVHLAVRFLDNVIQINKYPLPQIADMTYANRKIGLGVMGWADMLVLLGLGYDEPEAVHLGEKVMAFINREARTASRALAEERGGFPNFTGSRYDQQGQAPVRNATCTTIAPTGTISIIANTSSGIEPIFAVSYLRQVLDQDVLVEVHPLFEEIARDRGFYSPELMKAIAEKGTIQTFEEIPAEVRRLFVTAHDITPEDHIRMQAAFQKNTDNAVSKTVNFPHTATQEQVRDVYLLAYRSGCKGVTIYRDRSRDMQVLAVAGSTAAETEAKQQALPVESQKTGRKRERPRALTGATYQMETGCGPLYVTINQDHSGLFELFTTMGKAGGCAASQCEAIGRLVSLAWRSGVQARQTVKQLIGITCHKPAGFGPNRITSCADAVAKAIQLHMLSESDEQDKIRFSANGGACPDCGGPVEHEGGCCVCHACGYSECA
- a CDS encoding MFS transporter; translated protein: MDHTADSRENRPSLRQARFGWCMYDWANSAFATVILAAVLPVYFAGLVPEQGARLELFGLSRTVSATALWGYAVSCSMFLVAVSAPWLGALADRRGRRRHWLIYFCLSGAIATSLLFFASEGRYLLAAGLFIMANVSFAASNIFYNAFLPVLADGPEMDRLSAQGFAYGYLGGGLALLLVFALISFPSLFGLPGKGLAARIGFLLTGLWWALFSLPTFRYLRDDLPRQRPPALPSGWRGYLRAFARIRQYPDLLRFLVAFLCYNDGIQTIIVVAAIFAREELGLSQVSILGCFLMIQFVAMPGALLFGHLAGRFGARKAVYISLVLFILVTLYASRMSQNWQFWVLGLVVAIILGGSQSVSRSLYGALIPPEKSAEFFGFYAITGKFSSIIGPFTFALIADLTGSTRLAILLLTAFFVVGMILLATVDVERGRRDGRAEQVD